The Chlorocebus sabaeus isolate Y175 chromosome 6, mChlSab1.0.hap1, whole genome shotgun sequence genome has a segment encoding these proteins:
- the PRR22 gene encoding proline-rich protein 22 — protein MTVSAAVCPCPALTPRTPTSGRAAGWNPLPRVTRQTEPRRVLSPFSGWATCAPTATLLACLGWAPHCPMQHPKPFYAPAAPQEGFSPQSLEGAEALGSQPTPTCTEPPPAVGSLNLYHPPDPEKEVFPAPPAGFQMAPCGCFFDPRIYRIEWTTPDLGQSALYKLAASSGGPMGGPSAPGSYLLEPQPYLKAPGLPPYPHYQPAPGGPQFLLPYFPPEGPGPEALGFVGDAGPTAFMELPLPPLEEGPAPPPPPPPKENKPPPVLITLPAEPTLPPDTYSHLQGHLGHFPGPEPLAFPAKELQGGGARPGVPLYPPGLSELKVAEAKEGALLGAGEAKAPETARALALPDKVLLEDAMKLFDCLPGATEPEGTLCEVPGLALPDSSGGNPADDIRSLRLPEELLSFDYSVAEILDTVSNVDYFFNFKALDEEQPPHPGPPAANTPAPSLPGKRKASTAKKGKPGGKAKQPAGPASATSPGPRQDLGATPH, from the exons ATGACCGTCTCTGCTGCCGTCTGCCCCTGCCCGGCCCTGACACCCAGAACCCCAACCAGTGGGCGGGCTGCAGGCTGGAACCCGCTGCCCCGAGTAACCAGGCAAACAGAACCCCGCCGGGTTCTCAGCCCCTTCTCTGGTTGGGCCACCTGTGCTCCTACTGCCACCCTCCTGGCCTGTCTGGGCTGGGCCCCCCATTGCCCCATGCAGCACCCCAAACCCTTCTATGCCCCTGCAGCTCCCCAGGAAGGTTTCAGCCCCCAGAGTCTGGAGGGGGCCGAGGCACTGGGCAGCCAGCCCACTCCCACCTGCACCGAGCCGCCTCCCGCCGTGG GCTCCTTGAACCTCTACCATCCCCCAGACCCAGAGAAAGAGGTGTTTCCGGCCCCTCCAGCAG GTTTCCAGATGGCCCCATGCGGGTGCTTCTTCGACCCCCGCATCTATCGGATTGAGTGGACCACCCCTGACCTGGGCCAGTCGGCCCTGTACAAGCTGGCGGCAAGCAGCGGGGGGCCAATGGGGGGCCCCTCTGCCCCAGGCAGCTACCTCCTGGAGCCGCAGCCCTACCTCAAGGCCCCGGGGCTGCCCCCATACCCCCATTACCAACCGGCACCGGGGGGCCCCCAGTTCCTCTTGCCCTACTTCCCGCCTGAGGGCCCCGGGCCAGAGGCTCTGGGCTTTGTGGGGGACGCGGGACCCACCGCCTTCATGGAGCTGCCCCTACCGCCACTCGAGGAAGGCCCGGCCCCACCACCCCCTCCACCTCCTAAAGAGAACAAGCCACCCCCTGTACTCATCACGCTGCCTGCAGAGCCCACACTGCCCCCGGACACCTACAGCCACCTCCAGGGCCACCTCGGCCACTTCCCTGGGCCCGAACCCCTGGCCTTCCCCGCCAAGGAGCTACAGGGCGGCGGGGCCCGACCTGGGGTGCCCCTGTACCCACCAGGCCTCAGCGAGCTCAAGGTGGCTGAGGCCAAGGAGGGGGCCCTGCTGGGGGCAGGCGAGGCCAAGGCCCCCGAGACGGCCAGAGCTTTGGCACTGCCTGACAAGGTTCTGCTGGAGGACGCCATGAAGCTCTTCGACTGCCTGCCAGGTGCCACTGAGCCCGAGGGTACCCTGTGCGAGGTCCCCGGGCTGGCCTTGCCTGACAGTAGTGGTGGGAACCCAGCCGATGACATCCGCTCGCTGCGCCTGCCCGAGGAGCTGCTGTCCTTCGACTACAGCGTGGCTGAGATCCTGGACACCGTGTCCAACGTCGACTACTTCTTCAACTTCAAGGCGCTCGATGAGGAGCAGCCGCCCCACCCAGGGCCCCCTGCCGCCAACACCCCAGCCCCGAGTCTGCCCGGCAAGAGAAAGGCCTCGACGGCCAAGAAGGGAAAGCCGGGAGGGAAGGCCAAGCAGCCGGCAGGCCCAGCCAGCGCCACTTCCCCGGGGCCCAGGCAGGACCTGGGAGCCACCCCCCATTAA